The Amaranthus tricolor cultivar Red isolate AtriRed21 chromosome 6, ASM2621246v1, whole genome shotgun sequence genome has a segment encoding these proteins:
- the LOC130814486 gene encoding protein DUF642 L-GALACTONO-1,4-LACTONE-RESPONSIVE GENE 2 yields the protein MAKRAVTAPCAAAYILLILSATSLTAAIDDGLLNNGDFETPPSGGFTSTNEDSVVDGPTTIPGWQTKGTVELVSAGQKQGAMILIIPGGTHAVRLGNEAQITQDLKVEKGSVYAVTFSAARTCAQLESLNISVGPASASSAIDLQTVYTDQGWDSYAWAFEADQEDANLMLMNPGMEEDPTCGPIIDDVAIKKMFVPDRPKDNAVLNGDFEEGPWLFKNESLGVLLPTNLDEETTPLPGWIVESNRAVRYVDSNHFDVPEGKRAIELLSGKEGIISQMVETTPKKDYTLTFSMGQGGDKCTEPLAIMAFAGDQAQNFHYTPNSNSTFQQEGLNFTAKAERTRIAFYSVYYNTQSDHMSSLCGPILDDVRVWGTSSSSRIGLGMFALWFWVIVLILV from the exons ATGGCGAAGCGCGCTGTTACAGCTCCATGTGCTGCTGCTTACATTCTTCTTATTCTCTCGGCTACTTCATTAACCGCTGCTATTGACGACG GTCTATTGAACAATGGAGATTTTGAGACTCCGCCATCAGGAGGATTCACAAGCACAAACGAGGACAGTGTAGTGGATGGTCCTACAACAATCCCAGGATGGCAAACTAAAGGAACAGTGGAGTTGGTCTCAGCTGGTCAAAAGCAAGGTGCAATGATCTTGATCATCCCAGGAGGAACTCATGCCGTCCGATTAGGCAACGAGGCACAAATCACCCAAGATCTAAAGGTGGAGAAAGGATCAGTGTATGCTGTCACGTTTAGTGCTGCCCGTACCTGTGCACAGCTAGAGTCCCTTAATATATCAGTGGGCCCTGCAAGTGCATCCTCAGCCATTGATCTGCAAACAGTGTATACTGATCAAGGGTGGGATTCTTATGCTTGGGCTTTTGAAGCTGATCAAGAGGATGCTAATCTGATGTTGATGAATCCTGGTATGGAGGAAGATCCTACCTGTGGACCTATTATTGATGATGTTGCTATTAAGAAGATGTTTGTTCCTGATAGGCCTAAAG ATAATGCAGTGCTTAATGGAGACTTTGAAGAAGGTCCATGGCTATTCAAGAACGAGTCTCTTGGCGTCCTCCTACCAACCAATCTCGATGAAGAAACAACCCCGTTACCAGGTTGGATAGTCGAGTCAAATCGAGCAGTCAGATACGTTGATTCAAACCACTTCGATGTCCCTGAAGGAAAACGAGCAATTGAGCTCCTTTCCGGGAAAGAAGGCATCATATCTCAAATGGTCGAAACCACACCAAAGAAAGACTACACCTTAACCTTCTCGATGGGGCAAGGCGGAGACAAATGCACCGAGCCCCTAGCTATCATGGCATTTGCCGGGGATCAAGCTCAAAACTTCCATTACACACCGAACTCAAACTCCACGTTCCAACAAGAAGGCCTTAACTTCACAGCTAAGGCAGAAAGGACTCGAATTGCGTTCTATAGTGTGTACTATAACACTCAGAGTGATCATATGAGCTCTCTATGCGGCCCGATTTTGGATGATGTGAGGGTTTGGGGGACATCTAGTTCTTCTAGGATTGGTCTTGGAATGTTTGCTCTATGGTTTTGGGTTATAGTCCTGATTTTGGTCTAG
- the LOC130814487 gene encoding la-related protein 6A gives MNPTRVERQKGKKQAKGFVLAFLLLPLASPTMDSQEIPIADPSPSPVIQAVESAAVKDSEHHSPPPSDDDDHHPQSIVASSDEDLRARIIKQVEYYFSDANLPSDKFLLKQVKKDKEGFISISLIASFRKMKKLTKDSSLIVAALKESSQLVVSSDGKKVKRLHPLPINVGTDPKLRTVVLENLPGDNSIENIQKICARVGSVKNVSIHDPHGAVNLGKSNKTKKVVSSKVYALVEYETLEAAEKAVATLNDETDWRNGLRVQLLQNCKGSAFGRKVWREVDSDKSGNARVTVLTKDEGKKHSTEHHDDSLDDKDGEHTSKERIVRKGRNHSKGRKYHGSNGMGHGIVSVEISKPPPGPRMPDGTRGFTMGRGRPL, from the exons ATGAACCCCACTAGAGTTGAGAGACAGAAAGGGAAGAAACAGGCGAAGGGTTTTGTTCTTGCTTTTCTTCTCCTCCCTCTCGCTTCACCAACCATGGATTCTCAAGAGATCCCAATCGCTGACCCTTCCCCCTCTCCGGTGATTCAAGCTGTCGAATCTGCAGCAGTGAAAGATTCCGAGCACCATTCTCCTCCGCCGTCTGATGACGATGATCACCATCCTCAATCTATCGTTGCTTCCTCCGATGAGGATCTTCGTGCGAGGATCATTAAGCAG GTAGAGTATTACTTCAGCGATGCAAACTTGCCCAGTGACAAGTTTTTGTTGAAACAAGTGAAAAAAGATAAAGAAGGATTCA TATCCATATCATTAATTGCTTCTTTTAGAAAGATGAAAAAGCTTACCAAAGACAGTTCCTTAATTGTGGCTGCCCTCAAAGAGTCTTCCCAGCTT GTTGTAAGTTCAGATGGTAAGAAAGTAAAGCGTCTGCATCCTCTTCCAATAAATGTTGGCACTGATCCCAAG CTTCGCACTGTTGTTTTAGAAAATCTACCTGGTGACAACTCTATAGAGAATATCCAGAAAATTTGTGCTCGAGTGGGCAG TGTCAAGAATGTATCCATACATGACCCTCATGGTGCTGTGAATTTAGGGAAGAGCAACAAGACAAAGAAAGTGGTCAGTAGTAAG GTGTATGCTCTTGTGGAGTATGAAACACTCGAAGCTGCTGAGAAAGCT GTGGCTACCTTGAATGATGAAACGGACTGGCGAAATGGATTACGGGTTCAACTTCTTCAAAATTGTAAG GGGTCTGCTTTTGGGCGGAAAGTCTGGAGAGAAGTTGATTCTGACAAGAGCGGCAATGCTCGTGTGACCGTTTTGACAAAAGATGAGGGTAAAAAGCATTCAACTGAGCATCATGATGATTCCCTTGATGACAAG GATGGGGAACACACATCTAAGGAAAGAATTGTGCGGAAGGGTCGAAACCATTCTAAGGGACGTAAATATCACGGGAGCAATGGAATGG GTCATGGGATTGTTAGTGTGGAGATTTCGAAGCCACCTCCTGGTCCCCGAATGCCTGATGGAACAAGAGGATTTACAATGGGACGTGGACGGCCTCTGTAA